One region of Culex pipiens pallens isolate TS chromosome 2, TS_CPP_V2, whole genome shotgun sequence genomic DNA includes:
- the LOC120423749 gene encoding uncharacterized protein LOC120423749, whose translation MWASKCILALLSLTATCFASLEKVPRKEIVLEDRYQYIVIGSDHVAQSVGVFLAKRNVEKLVLVLRSNHCERILEPAADAAITDLGRRVADKFTECARQLGYQFVDPAHRGERAGVACAARNRTCKRVDTGQQQQQTLYAIDPNLKLLTGARLVRLLYNLAAAAVHGVEIQLGASRKYIFADKDVIIAGRCANDYRHLVTSSIVSNVALLETLRNVPVDFALSSPIVAPVLHTESNVTLAQSPVLLPTELFIRGPECNEEEGVKPNARLGMIMGNANVDNRVWIGFVPSIFSNDPSYLPSHEETVKIVSHALKVAATIADCDAFQRLQLTPLDQRILQCAKYVGTLQYWTCHVDFKLRLFEKKAAIFRHNTALLSDDFRVNGVRALRLIPFGLTTPFLEQQWNRIFPLQAEPQQDLPSDAPLPVDVAESTSPLVQLIRALRGSVNRAKRDDVDLVDFLDQLVAKNVTNDIRKVDGSQEVERTDLLMGISKQDLQEILYHFRNFTLHNSTTGSAGHSP comes from the exons ATGTGGGCAAGCAAGTGCATTCTCGCACTTCTATCGCTAACCGCCACGTGCTTTGCCAGCCTCGAAAAGGTACCCCGGAAGGAAATCGTCCTGGAAGACCGCTACCAGTACATCGTAATCGGAAGTGACCACGTGGCGCAAAGTGTGGGCGTATTCCTCGCCAAGCGAAACGTCGAGAAGTTGGTGCTGGTGCTGCGGTCAAACCACTGCGAACGAATTCTTGAACCTGCTGCCGACGCGGCGATCACCGACCTTGGCCGTCGAGTGGCGGACAAGTTCACGGAGTGTGCCCGTCAGTTGGGCTACCAGTTTGTCGATCCTGCCCACCGGGGGGAACGGGCGGGAGTTGCGTGTGCGGCACGGAACCGGACCTGCAAGAGGGTGGACAccgggcagcagcagcagcagacctTGTATGCGATTGACCCGAATTTGAAGCTGCTGACCGGGGCTAGACTGGTTCGGTTGTTGTATAATCTGG CCGCTGCCGCAGTTCACGGTGTCGAGATCCAGCTGGGCGCCTCGCGGAAGTACATCTTCGCGGACAAAGACGTGATCATCGCTGGCAGATGCGCCAACGACTACCGCCACCTGGTGACCTCGTCAATCGTTTCCAACGTGGCCCTGCTGGAAACCCTCCGGAACGTCCCGGTAGATTTCGCCCTAAGCAGTCCAATTGTGGCACCGGTTTTGCACACCGAGTCGAATGTTACCCTAGCGCAGAGTCCCGTTCTGCTGCCGACGGAACTGTTCATCCGCGGTCCGGAATGCAACGAAGAGGAGGGCGTCAAGCCAAACGCCCGGCTTGGCATGATCATGGGCAACGCCAACGTGGACAATCGCGTGTGGATCGGTTTTGTGCCGTCGATTTTCTCCAACGATCCAAGTTACCTGCCAAGCCACGAGGAAACCGTCAAGATCGTATCCCACGCGCTCAAGGTCGCGGCCACCATAGCCGACTGCGATGCGTTCCAACGGCTGCAGCTAACGCCGTTAGATCAACGCATACTGCAGTGCGCCAAATACGTCGGCACGTTACAGTACTGGACGTGCCATGTGGACTTCAAGCTGAGACTGTTTGAGAAG AAAGCGGCCATTTTCAGACACAACACAGCTCTGTTGAGTGACGATTTCCGAGTAAACGGCGTCCGAGCGTTGCGGTTGATACCGTTCGGACTAACGACACCGTTTTTGGAGCAACAGTGGAACCGGATCTTCCCCCTGCAAGCTGAACCCCAGCAAGATCTTCCAAGTGATGCCCCGCTTCCGGTTGATGTGGCGGAATCCACCAGCCCCTTGGTTCAGCTGATACGAGCGTTGCGAGGTTCCGTCAATCGCGCTAAACGAGACGACGTAGATCtggttgattttttggaccaactTGTGGCGAAGAACGTGACCAACGACATCCGGAAGGTTGACGGTAGCCAGGAAGTGGAACGGACCGACCTGTTAATGGGAATCTCCAAACAAGACTTGCAGGAAATTTTGTACCATTTCAGGAATTTTACGCTGCATAATAGCACCACTGGCAGCGCTGGTCATTCACCCTAG